A part of Gemmatimonas groenlandica genomic DNA contains:
- a CDS encoding amidase family protein, which yields MRTMSRVAAASALAVVLTALVGAPAKAQRVIDLDAATITELNVAFDAGTLSSVQLVTRYLARIAAYDRQGPGIHAVIMLNPKALETARALDIERKAKGRRSPLHGVPIVLKDNYDTRDLPTTGGSVLLEGYIPARDAVLVQRLRDAGAIVLAKVNMSEFASSGAYSSLGGQTLNPHHTGYSPGGSSGGTGAATAAAFAQFGLGTDTGGSIRGPATVNGIVALKPTHGLLSRTGIIPLALSFDTGGPMARSVTDIAIALGAMTGVDAADTATRRSDGHAERDYTKYLQPNALKGARIGIARDFTGFDPDVDWVVESSLDVMRKAGATIVDVRFPKWMLEAKDAWYTAIRFPEFAPQVADYLRSTPANYPKSLAEMLERTRGMSSISATGSAPNASRWAKFANELASGSTGDYRYRSVRDHALPLMRDVVNGMIASNQLDAIVYPTQSMKPERIEAEGSSSAPDAMNIANLTGFPDLIVPAGFSDNRMPIGISFLGGAWSEPRLIALGYSFEQLTRARRRPVTTPALPGEAVVLK from the coding sequence ATGCGCACCATGTCACGCGTGGCCGCGGCGAGCGCGCTCGCCGTCGTTCTCACCGCGTTGGTTGGTGCTCCGGCCAAGGCTCAGCGCGTCATCGATCTCGACGCGGCGACGATCACCGAGCTCAACGTCGCATTCGACGCGGGCACATTGTCGTCGGTGCAATTGGTGACGCGCTACCTGGCGCGCATCGCGGCATACGACCGTCAGGGTCCCGGGATCCATGCCGTGATCATGTTGAACCCCAAGGCACTCGAGACCGCCCGTGCACTCGATATCGAGCGCAAAGCCAAGGGGAGGCGGTCGCCGCTGCATGGCGTGCCGATCGTGCTGAAGGACAACTACGACACGCGGGACCTGCCCACGACCGGCGGATCGGTGTTGCTGGAAGGATACATCCCCGCTCGCGATGCGGTGCTCGTGCAGCGACTGCGCGACGCGGGCGCGATCGTGTTGGCCAAAGTGAACATGTCGGAGTTCGCCTCGTCGGGCGCGTACAGCTCGCTCGGCGGCCAAACGCTGAACCCGCACCACACCGGTTACTCGCCGGGCGGCTCATCGGGCGGTACCGGCGCCGCGACCGCTGCCGCCTTCGCCCAGTTCGGGCTGGGTACCGATACCGGCGGCAGCATTCGGGGACCGGCCACCGTCAACGGCATCGTCGCGCTCAAGCCCACGCACGGTCTGCTGAGTCGTACCGGCATCATTCCGTTGGCACTGTCATTCGACACCGGCGGCCCGATGGCTCGAAGCGTGACTGACATCGCGATCGCGCTCGGCGCCATGACGGGCGTCGATGCCGCAGACACCGCGACGCGTCGCAGCGACGGACACGCCGAACGCGACTACACCAAGTACCTGCAGCCCAATGCGCTGAAGGGCGCACGCATCGGCATCGCCCGCGACTTCACCGGTTTCGATCCTGACGTCGACTGGGTCGTAGAGTCGTCGCTCGACGTGATGCGGAAGGCCGGCGCCACGATCGTCGACGTGCGTTTTCCGAAGTGGATGCTCGAGGCGAAGGATGCGTGGTACACGGCGATTCGCTTCCCCGAGTTCGCACCGCAAGTCGCCGACTATCTGCGGAGCACGCCGGCGAACTATCCGAAGTCACTCGCCGAGATGCTCGAACGCACCCGCGGAATGTCGTCGATCAGCGCGACGGGATCCGCCCCCAATGCCTCGCGCTGGGCGAAATTCGCGAACGAACTCGCGAGCGGCAGCACGGGCGACTATCGCTACCGCTCGGTGCGCGATCACGCCTTGCCGCTGATGCGTGACGTGGTGAACGGGATGATCGCGTCGAATCAGCTCGATGCGATCGTCTACCCGACGCAGTCCATGAAGCCCGAGCGCATCGAGGCGGAGGGGAGCAGTTCCGCGCCCGACGCCATGAACATCGCCAATCTCACGGGCTTCCCCGACCTGATCGTACCCGCCGGATTCAGCGACAATCGCATGCCGATCGGTATTTCGTTTCTCGGCGGCGCGTGGAGCGAGCCGAGGCTCATTGCCCTGGGTTACAGCTTCGAGCAACTCACCCGCGCCCGCCGGCGGCCGGTGACGACACCGGCACTACCGGGCGAGGCGGTCGTGCTCAAGTAG
- a CDS encoding MBL fold metallo-hydrolase, whose product MPLHTLRSLIAVVILTAGPAAALAQSASPSASPSASPAGRGLRVCDSAHTAANAKFPLHAASTPWYHVRAVEPFVFAIIEPYQFEEVISWLIVGSERALLFDSGLGMLPIKPVVMKLTSLPVTVINSHTHFDHVGGNADFADVRAMSTPFTTARMAGYAHAGVASEVSATALCGNRPPGLDTTAFRSRPWSAAARIGDGTRFELGGRVLEVLATPGHTPDAISLLDRANGLLWTGDSFYAGPIWLFMPETDLAAYQRSIDQLAALVPSLRRVLPAHNVISVAPSVLARVPKAIRDVRTGRFRGTAPKPGQRLVPFKGFSILVSDKAVPTKRTPRSSGAPAPQRVP is encoded by the coding sequence ATGCCTTTGCACACCCTGCGTTCCCTGATTGCCGTCGTCATCCTGACGGCCGGACCGGCCGCTGCCCTCGCGCAGTCGGCATCGCCGTCGGCATCGCCGTCGGCATCGCCGGCCGGCCGCGGCCTGCGCGTCTGCGATTCCGCGCACACAGCAGCCAATGCCAAGTTCCCGCTACACGCGGCCAGCACGCCGTGGTACCACGTGCGTGCGGTCGAACCGTTCGTCTTCGCGATTATCGAGCCGTACCAGTTCGAGGAAGTGATCTCGTGGCTCATCGTGGGCTCTGAACGCGCGCTCCTGTTCGACAGTGGACTCGGCATGCTGCCGATCAAGCCGGTGGTGATGAAGCTGACGTCGCTGCCGGTCACGGTCATCAACTCGCACACGCATTTCGACCACGTGGGCGGAAATGCCGACTTCGCCGATGTGCGCGCGATGTCCACGCCATTCACCACAGCGCGCATGGCCGGCTATGCGCATGCCGGCGTGGCCAGTGAAGTCAGTGCCACCGCGCTCTGCGGCAACCGCCCTCCGGGCCTGGACACGACCGCGTTTCGCTCTCGGCCGTGGAGTGCCGCCGCACGCATCGGCGACGGCACACGCTTCGAACTCGGTGGGCGCGTGCTGGAGGTGCTCGCGACGCCAGGACACACGCCCGATGCCATCTCGCTGCTCGATCGGGCCAACGGCTTGCTCTGGACCGGCGACAGCTTCTACGCCGGGCCGATCTGGCTCTTCATGCCCGAAACGGACCTCGCGGCCTATCAGCGTTCGATCGACCAGCTGGCGGCGCTCGTCCCGTCGCTGCGACGCGTGCTACCGGCGCACAACGTGATCTCGGTCGCGCCGTCGGTACTCGCGCGCGTCCCCAAGGCCATCCGCGACGTACGCACCGGACGATTCCGCGGCACCGCCCCCAAACCAGGCCAGCGTCTCGTGCCGTTCAAGGGATTCTCGATTCTCGTGTCCGACAAGGCCGTACCGACAAAACGGACGCCGCGCTCTTCTGGCGCACCCGCCCCCCAGCGCGTACCCTAG
- a CDS encoding CBS domain-containing protein, which produces MKAVSELLKKHDGTLWHVTPDITVYEAVEKLAHYGAGALLVMDGDRLVGVFSERDYTRKITLQGRNSKETRVADIMTADVFTVSATTRTRDCMALMSAKKIRHLPVLDGDKVLGMISIRDIMDDIIADHESTIATLHSYIHS; this is translated from the coding sequence ATGAAAGCTGTCAGCGAACTCCTCAAGAAGCACGACGGGACCCTCTGGCACGTGACGCCCGACATCACGGTGTACGAAGCCGTCGAGAAGCTGGCGCACTATGGCGCTGGCGCGCTGCTCGTGATGGATGGCGACCGCCTGGTCGGTGTGTTCTCGGAGCGCGACTACACGCGCAAAATCACGCTGCAGGGCCGCAATTCGAAGGAGACGCGTGTCGCCGACATCATGACGGCCGACGTGTTCACGGTGTCCGCGACGACCCGCACGCGCGACTGCATGGCCCTGATGAGCGCCAAGAAGATCCGACACCTTCCAGTGCTCGACGGCGACAAGGTGCTCGGCATGATTTCCATTCGCGACATCATGGATGACATCATCGCCGATCATGAGAGCACGATCGCGACGCTGCACAGCTACATCCATTCGTAG
- a CDS encoding NIPSNAP family protein, with amino-acid sequence MKRTVLAIGVVVLMAVGSMGFVAGVAVGQQRNTRVYELRTYTTLPGRLLALHKRFAEHTLTLFAKHGMRNELYFTPTDTTKAKTTLIYLLSHESEEAANRSWKAFSADPAWIAVRDASEADGKILEKAPERVFMTLAPFSPAK; translated from the coding sequence ATGAAGCGAACAGTACTGGCGATCGGTGTTGTCGTGCTGATGGCCGTTGGTTCGATGGGATTCGTGGCCGGTGTGGCGGTCGGTCAGCAACGGAACACACGCGTCTATGAACTTCGCACGTACACCACGCTTCCCGGTCGGTTGCTGGCGCTGCACAAGCGCTTCGCCGAGCATACCCTGACCTTGTTCGCGAAACACGGCATGCGGAACGAGCTCTACTTCACGCCGACCGATACGACAAAAGCGAAGACGACGCTGATCTACCTATTGTCGCACGAGAGCGAGGAGGCCGCCAACCGCAGCTGGAAGGCGTTCAGTGCGGACCCGGCGTGGATCGCCGTGCGCGACGCGAGCGAGGCCGACGGAAAGATTCTGGAGAAGGCGCCCGAGCGCGTGTTCATGACGCTGGCCCCTTTCTCTCCCGCGAAATGA
- a CDS encoding R2-like ligand-binding oxidase → MTDLFTDEWARALGAALEASVPYRDAARRWEGAVCLERTAEPGDDASSVAVFLDLAHGRCHAARLATAADRRQSRYVISGPLSAWLKVLRGDEVPTVALMRGHLRLAKGVLPMLLPHVGAANALVDVVRTISPPERERAILPVPSVVAVAAVVPRRLEFRSLDPDAWAEHSVPLRLWEKAKRHGIWNPADINFSTDREHWGALAPDERDLLLRLATLFQGGEEAVVIDILPLLDVVSQEGRLDEQLYLTSFVWEEAKHVEGMHRFLHAVGALDTNLARYHTPAYHTIFSEALPRGMQALRHDQSPMTQARASATYNMIVEGVLAETGYHVFHDVLTTRGILPGMQQMTGLLKLDESRHIAYGLYLLSRLGIAHGAPVWDVIAATINELMDPAIAVITEAFAAYPAHAVPFGLSPAPFVEHAMTQAARRLERLERARAQGVPVGVKD, encoded by the coding sequence ATGACCGATCTCTTCACGGACGAGTGGGCACGTGCTCTTGGCGCCGCCCTCGAAGCGAGTGTGCCATACCGCGACGCGGCCCGCCGGTGGGAAGGGGCGGTTTGCCTCGAACGCACCGCCGAACCTGGTGATGACGCGTCGTCGGTCGCCGTCTTTCTCGACCTGGCGCACGGGCGTTGTCACGCAGCCCGCTTGGCAACGGCGGCAGACCGCCGACAGTCACGTTATGTCATCAGTGGCCCGCTCTCTGCGTGGCTGAAAGTATTGCGAGGCGACGAGGTTCCGACGGTCGCGCTGATGCGCGGGCATTTGCGACTGGCCAAGGGAGTGCTTCCGATGTTGCTACCGCACGTGGGTGCGGCCAACGCCCTGGTTGACGTGGTGCGCACGATAAGTCCACCGGAGCGGGAACGTGCGATACTTCCTGTGCCGTCCGTCGTCGCGGTGGCGGCTGTGGTTCCGCGTCGGCTGGAGTTCCGGAGTCTCGATCCTGACGCGTGGGCCGAGCACTCCGTGCCGCTCCGTTTGTGGGAAAAGGCGAAGCGCCATGGGATCTGGAATCCGGCGGACATCAATTTCAGCACCGACCGGGAGCACTGGGGTGCCCTGGCCCCCGACGAGCGAGACTTGCTGTTACGGCTCGCCACGCTCTTCCAAGGCGGTGAAGAGGCGGTGGTCATCGATATCCTGCCGTTACTCGATGTCGTGTCGCAGGAGGGGCGTCTCGACGAACAGCTGTATCTCACCTCATTCGTGTGGGAAGAAGCGAAGCACGTGGAAGGGATGCATCGGTTTCTCCACGCGGTGGGCGCTCTCGATACGAATCTGGCGCGGTATCACACACCGGCGTATCACACGATCTTCAGCGAGGCGCTTCCGCGGGGCATGCAGGCGCTGCGCCACGATCAGTCGCCTATGACGCAGGCTCGGGCGTCTGCCACCTACAACATGATCGTCGAAGGGGTGCTGGCCGAAACGGGGTACCATGTGTTTCACGACGTACTCACGACACGAGGTATTCTGCCGGGCATGCAGCAGATGACCGGCCTGCTCAAACTTGACGAGTCTCGCCATATCGCGTACGGCTTGTATTTGCTCTCGCGCCTCGGCATAGCGCACGGCGCTCCGGTATGGGATGTGATCGCCGCGACGATAAACGAGCTGATGGATCCCGCCATTGCGGTGATTACGGAGGCGTTTGCCGCGTATCCGGCGCACGCCGTTCCGTTTGGGTTAAGTCCGGCCCCCTTTGTGGAGCACGCCATGACGCAAGCGGCGCGGCGTCTGGAGCGGCTGGAGCGCGCACGCGCGCAGGGGGTTCCGGTGGGCGTGAAGGACTGA
- a CDS encoding FG-GAP-like repeat-containing protein — translation MTVSTMGRRLALLMAMAVSGATCLPAQVLRPRFVPIQPELFAAGGALANAFADIDRDGDLDLFVGFNGTPNRLYLNSGGTFRDIAVEAGVADARATRAAAWSDVDADGDPDLLLGFTPGAGPVLRLYRNDGAHFTDITAASGLTVETGAVRQPAFIDVDGDGDLDLFVAFRDRANMLYRNSVGVFTDVAVSVGLADARKSVGAVWFDYQQDGDLDLYVANQDGDANGFFRNDGGVFTDVAETLGLAWGGRGAKVATQGTVRPCVADVNNDGVADIFSANYGPNGLFLGSADGTFRDVSAAWGVAIDGRYDTCAFADVDHDGLLDVYVNGTVSATESFRDYLFVRAANAKTTAYVDITPDNVLALTASHGVQWADVDGDGALDLALAGSRPEASHPVFRTVLPTAVARRSLQVRVVDANGRATLAGAEVRVFAAGTRELLATRWVDAGSGYDAQSDVPVHVGLTSMKPVDVEVTALVGGSRVRTTQRRVSPAAYAKRGLVVRVAAPRSGPRAAGAQASGRVPVVIETTRGTITAFVDSARAPISATNFLRYVDSLAYDGGRFHRAVTMQNQPSDTVRIEVIQGGPNAARVGARFAPIPLERTRDTGLRHRDGTLSMARSGPESATSDFFICIGDQPALDFGGHRNLDGQGFAAFGVVTSGMDIVRAIQRSPVTAQALTPPVQILRIRRATFSMVPATEPLPPARQR, via the coding sequence ATGACTGTCTCGACGATGGGACGGCGTCTCGCCCTGCTCATGGCGATGGCCGTGAGCGGGGCGACTTGTCTGCCCGCTCAAGTGCTGCGCCCGCGCTTCGTGCCGATCCAGCCGGAGCTGTTCGCGGCCGGTGGAGCGCTCGCGAACGCCTTTGCGGATATCGATCGGGATGGCGATCTCGACCTCTTCGTAGGCTTCAACGGCACGCCGAACCGCCTCTATCTGAACAGCGGTGGCACCTTCCGCGACATCGCCGTCGAGGCCGGCGTGGCTGATGCGCGGGCCACGCGGGCGGCCGCATGGAGTGACGTCGATGCCGACGGCGATCCCGACCTCCTGCTGGGATTCACGCCCGGAGCGGGGCCGGTACTGCGCCTGTATCGCAACGACGGCGCGCACTTTACCGATATCACGGCGGCCAGTGGGCTGACGGTGGAGACCGGCGCCGTGCGCCAGCCGGCCTTCATCGACGTCGATGGCGATGGTGATCTCGATCTATTCGTCGCGTTTCGCGATCGTGCGAACATGTTGTACCGCAACAGCGTCGGCGTCTTCACCGATGTCGCGGTGAGCGTTGGCCTGGCCGATGCGCGGAAGAGTGTGGGCGCCGTGTGGTTCGACTACCAGCAGGACGGCGATCTCGATCTGTACGTGGCCAATCAGGATGGTGACGCCAACGGATTCTTCCGCAACGACGGCGGCGTGTTCACCGATGTGGCTGAGACACTCGGACTCGCCTGGGGCGGACGTGGTGCGAAGGTGGCGACGCAAGGCACCGTGCGACCCTGCGTGGCCGATGTGAACAACGATGGGGTCGCCGACATCTTCTCCGCCAACTACGGGCCCAACGGACTCTTTCTCGGCTCCGCAGACGGGACGTTTCGCGATGTGAGCGCGGCATGGGGCGTGGCGATCGACGGACGGTACGACACGTGTGCGTTTGCCGACGTCGATCATGACGGTCTGCTCGACGTGTATGTGAACGGCACGGTGTCGGCCACGGAAAGCTTTCGAGACTATCTGTTCGTGCGCGCGGCGAACGCGAAGACCACGGCGTATGTGGATATCACGCCGGACAACGTGCTGGCGCTGACGGCGAGTCACGGTGTGCAGTGGGCCGATGTCGACGGCGACGGCGCGCTCGATCTGGCGCTCGCCGGTTCGCGCCCGGAGGCGTCGCATCCGGTCTTCCGTACCGTGCTGCCGACGGCGGTCGCGCGGCGATCACTGCAGGTGCGGGTGGTCGATGCGAACGGCCGCGCGACTCTCGCTGGTGCGGAAGTGCGTGTGTTTGCCGCAGGTACGCGCGAACTGCTGGCCACGCGGTGGGTGGACGCCGGCTCCGGTTACGATGCGCAGAGTGACGTGCCGGTGCACGTCGGCCTCACCTCGATGAAGCCGGTGGATGTCGAGGTCACTGCACTCGTGGGCGGATCGCGCGTGCGCACTACGCAGCGCAGGGTCTCACCAGCCGCATACGCCAAGCGTGGGTTGGTCGTGCGGGTCGCGGCGCCGCGGTCGGGACCGCGTGCCGCTGGCGCTCAGGCGTCCGGACGCGTCCCCGTCGTGATCGAGACCACGCGCGGCACGATCACGGCGTTCGTGGACAGCGCCCGCGCACCGATCAGCGCCACGAACTTTCTCCGGTACGTGGATTCGCTGGCATACGACGGCGGGCGCTTTCATCGGGCGGTGACGATGCAGAACCAGCCGTCGGATACGGTGCGAATCGAGGTGATTCAGGGGGGACCCAATGCCGCGCGGGTCGGCGCGCGCTTCGCGCCGATTCCCCTCGAACGCACGCGTGATACGGGCCTGCGTCATCGCGACGGGACGTTGTCGATGGCGCGCAGCGGTCCGGAGAGCGCCACGTCGGACTTCTTCATCTGCATCGGCGATCAGCCCGCTCTCGATTTTGGCGGTCATCGCAATCTCGACGGGCAGGGGTTCGCTGCGTTCGGCGTGGTCACGAGCGGCATGGACATCGTCCGTGCAATTCAGCGATCACCGGTGACGGCGCAGGCGCTGACGCCGCCGGTGCAGATTCTACGTATCCGGCGAGCGACGTTTTCGATGGTGCCGGCGACTGAGCCATTGCCTCCGGCACGACAGCGATGA
- a CDS encoding xanthine dehydrogenase family protein molybdopterin-binding subunit: MSAKQRLPWITVPTEPTVADASSSGVLDTHRRDFMKLLGMGGLLVAASTMGVRRLEAADGLLAPKAEPWEPHAYVRLGDDGRITIMCHRSEMGQGIRTTMPMIIADEMEADWAMCRVEQALGDDKKYGNQNTDGSTSIRDFLPAYRNAGATVRALLEDAAAKEWGVASGEVRARNGAVVHTASGRTKSYASLVTTARTIPMPAKERVRIKSPSERRWEGKRMPSVDLVPMTTGTAMYGADVTLPGMKVAVISRPPVWGGKVVSVDDSLALKVPGVEKVVRIPETPVPSAFFPLGGVAVIAKNTWAAIRGRDALRITWDNGANATYDSTAYKATLLSSVRAPGKAGRAVGDVPKALAGATKRVTAEYYMPHLSHAQMEPVAALAHVANGKVEIWAPTQSPQDARNTVAQYLKVDAANVAVHVTLLGGGFGRKSKPDFICEAAFLSREIGAPVRVQWTREDDLRNSYLHSVAAHRLEAGLDANGKVTAWLHRSAYPAIGATFAPNVPGAEPDELTNGASDIPFDIPNMSVEICPAVAHTRIGWYRSVNAIHHGFAIGSFVDELAYAAKKDPADFLLGLLGADRVVDLSKAGLVAPASNYGATWVDHPLDSARARRVVELAVEKSGWRGAKLPRGKGRGIAIHRSFLSYVAMVVDVEVLPDGTVLVPKTTVAVDAGFIANPDRARAQMEGALIMAMSNLLTSEVTFAGGKVVQSNYRDYGVTRMRAAPHVVDVHLVTSEGLPGGIGEPGVPPAGGAIANAIFAATGVRVRQLPVGKQLTGWQTRAVDGVRGGA, encoded by the coding sequence ATGAGCGCGAAGCAGAGACTGCCGTGGATCACGGTGCCGACCGAACCGACGGTCGCGGACGCATCATCGAGCGGCGTGTTGGACACGCATCGTCGCGACTTCATGAAGCTGCTGGGCATGGGCGGGTTGCTCGTGGCGGCTAGTACGATGGGCGTGCGTCGCCTCGAGGCGGCGGACGGACTGCTCGCGCCGAAGGCGGAACCGTGGGAGCCGCATGCCTACGTGCGTCTGGGCGACGACGGTCGCATCACGATCATGTGTCATCGCTCGGAGATGGGGCAGGGTATCCGCACGACGATGCCGATGATCATCGCCGATGAGATGGAGGCCGACTGGGCCATGTGTCGCGTGGAGCAGGCGCTCGGCGACGACAAGAAGTACGGGAATCAGAACACCGACGGCTCCACCAGTATCCGTGATTTTCTTCCCGCGTATCGCAATGCGGGCGCCACTGTGCGCGCGTTGCTGGAGGATGCGGCCGCCAAAGAGTGGGGCGTGGCGAGCGGTGAGGTGCGAGCCCGCAACGGCGCCGTGGTGCACACCGCGAGCGGCCGCACGAAGTCGTACGCGTCGCTGGTGACCACAGCGCGCACGATCCCGATGCCGGCGAAGGAGCGCGTGCGTATCAAGTCGCCGAGTGAGCGACGCTGGGAAGGCAAGCGGATGCCGTCAGTCGATCTGGTGCCGATGACGACGGGCACAGCGATGTACGGTGCGGACGTCACCCTGCCGGGAATGAAGGTGGCGGTGATCAGTCGGCCACCGGTGTGGGGGGGCAAGGTGGTGAGTGTCGACGACAGTCTCGCGCTGAAGGTGCCGGGCGTGGAGAAGGTGGTGCGTATTCCCGAAACCCCGGTGCCGAGCGCGTTCTTCCCGCTGGGCGGTGTGGCGGTGATCGCAAAGAACACGTGGGCGGCAATCCGCGGTCGTGACGCCTTGCGCATCACGTGGGACAACGGAGCCAACGCGACGTACGACAGCACGGCGTATAAGGCGACGTTGCTCTCGTCGGTCCGTGCACCGGGCAAGGCGGGGCGCGCCGTCGGTGACGTGCCGAAGGCGCTGGCCGGGGCGACGAAGCGCGTGACGGCGGAGTACTACATGCCGCACTTGTCGCATGCGCAGATGGAGCCAGTGGCGGCCTTGGCACACGTGGCCAACGGCAAGGTCGAGATCTGGGCGCCCACGCAGTCGCCGCAGGATGCGCGCAACACCGTGGCGCAGTACCTCAAGGTCGATGCCGCGAACGTCGCCGTGCACGTCACGCTGCTGGGTGGAGGATTCGGCCGCAAATCCAAGCCGGATTTCATCTGTGAAGCGGCATTTCTGTCGCGCGAGATCGGCGCTCCCGTGCGCGTGCAGTGGACGCGCGAGGATGATCTCCGCAATTCGTATCTGCACTCGGTGGCGGCGCATCGTCTCGAGGCGGGTCTCGACGCGAACGGGAAGGTGACGGCGTGGTTGCATCGCTCGGCGTATCCGGCCATCGGCGCCACGTTTGCGCCGAACGTGCCGGGTGCCGAGCCGGATGAATTGACGAATGGCGCGAGCGATATTCCGTTCGACATTCCGAACATGAGCGTCGAGATCTGTCCGGCCGTCGCGCACACGCGCATTGGCTGGTATCGCAGCGTGAACGCGATCCATCACGGTTTCGCGATCGGCTCGTTCGTCGATGAGCTGGCGTACGCGGCGAAAAAAGACCCGGCGGATTTCCTGCTCGGCTTGCTAGGCGCCGATCGCGTAGTGGACCTGTCCAAGGCGGGCTTGGTGGCACCGGCCAGCAACTACGGTGCGACGTGGGTCGATCACCCCCTCGACAGTGCGCGGGCACGCCGCGTAGTGGAGCTGGCCGTCGAAAAAAGCGGATGGCGCGGCGCCAAGTTGCCGCGCGGCAAGGGCCGCGGTATCGCGATTCATCGCAGCTTTTTGTCGTACGTGGCGATGGTAGTGGACGTCGAGGTGCTACCCGACGGTACGGTACTGGTGCCGAAGACCACGGTGGCCGTCGATGCCGGCTTTATCGCGAATCCCGATCGTGCGCGCGCGCAGATGGAAGGCGCGCTGATCATGGCGATGAGCAACCTGCTCACGAGCGAGGTGACGTTCGCCGGCGGCAAAGTGGTACAGTCGAACTATCGCGACTACGGCGTGACGCGCATGCGGGCGGCGCCGCACGTGGTCGATGTGCACCTGGTGACGAGTGAAGGGCTGCCGGGCGGCATCGGCGAGCCGGGCGTACCGCCGGCCGGTGGGGCGATCGCGAACGCGATCTTCGCCGCGACGGGCGTGCGCGTGCGCCAGTTGCCGGTGGGCAAGCAGCTGACCGGATGGCAGACCCGGGCGGTGGATGGAGTACGGGGCGGCGCGTAA
- a CDS encoding PH domain-containing protein has translation MFKKFAAEALGLSDIGVIVESKDFDKVDADDYLFHEDHEKIYFLIKSRKDEYCFTNLALIHVDGESAISAKRVIRRYDYAQYPIAHVSIETAGTVDLDIELKFTIGEKLFSIDVRKSHLEALKDMYKALHTIGKLQKRDEVGRAHAMAAASVLGSMMKLNNTVTDPASVVSHYRAVLEAMNDAVRDDHTRKDFSAIFEKYIHA, from the coding sequence ATGTTCAAGAAGTTCGCCGCCGAAGCGCTCGGCCTCAGCGACATCGGTGTCATCGTCGAATCCAAGGACTTCGACAAGGTCGATGCCGACGATTACCTCTTTCACGAAGATCACGAGAAGATCTACTTTCTGATCAAGTCGCGGAAAGACGAGTACTGCTTCACGAATCTGGCGCTCATTCACGTGGACGGTGAGTCGGCCATTTCGGCCAAGCGCGTGATCCGCCGATACGACTACGCGCAGTATCCGATCGCCCACGTGTCCATCGAAACCGCCGGCACCGTGGACCTCGACATCGAGCTCAAGTTCACCATCGGCGAGAAGTTGTTCAGCATCGATGTGCGCAAGAGCCACCTGGAAGCGCTCAAGGACATGTACAAGGCGCTGCATACGATCGGCAAGCTGCAGAAGCGCGACGAAGTCGGGCGCGCCCACGCGATGGCCGCGGCGTCGGTGCTGGGATCGATGATGAAGCTGAACAACACGGTGACCGATCCCGCGTCGGTGGTGAGCCACTACCGCGCCGTACTCGAGGCCATGAATGATGCGGTGCGCGACGATCACACGCGTAAGGACTTCAGCGCGATCTTCGAGAAGTACATCCACGCCTGA
- a CDS encoding (2Fe-2S)-binding protein, which yields MAPISVTINGARRTFDGDPTMPLLWYLRDELALTGTKYGCGISQCGACTVHVNGAPVRACQRRMQSLADATVTTIEGLHPTGAHPLQVAWREIDVPQCGFCQSGQIMQAATLLSRNASPTDADIDTAMNGHICRCGTYPRIRAAIKAAAEATR from the coding sequence ATCGCCCCTATCTCTGTCACTATCAACGGTGCCCGTCGTACGTTCGACGGCGACCCGACAATGCCCTTGTTGTGGTATCTGCGCGATGAGCTTGCACTCACGGGTACCAAATACGGGTGCGGCATCTCGCAGTGCGGTGCCTGCACGGTGCATGTGAATGGGGCGCCGGTTCGCGCCTGTCAGCGACGCATGCAGTCACTCGCGGATGCGACGGTGACCACCATCGAGGGGCTGCATCCGACCGGCGCGCATCCGCTGCAAGTGGCGTGGCGCGAGATCGACGTGCCGCAGTGCGGGTTCTGCCAGAGCGGTCAGATCATGCAGGCGGCCACGCTGCTCTCGCGCAACGCCTCGCCGACCGATGCGGATATCGACACCGCGATGAACGGCCACATCTGCCGCTGCGGGACCTATCCCCGCATTCGTGCGGCGATCAAGGCGGCGGCGGAGGCGACACGATGA